The Aureibacter tunicatorum genome segment AAAGTTAGATGGATTGAAGAAAAGAGATCGTATAGGGCCTGATATTTATGAGAATTTTTATATTGAAGCGGATCAAGCTGGAGTTAATTTTTTGGAACATAGAAGTGCTTCTTCGATAGAGTTCGTTGTTTCACCGCCTTTTGAGGAAAGTCCAGATGAATTGCCTCGATTGGCAAGAGTGATGGATCAAGTCTTTGCTGTTACGGAGAAGTTTCGTCAAAAGATGCTTTTGCATAGAAAGCCTTCGGATTTGTTTCCGGAGCTTTTGGTTCCAAATTCATTTCCTTTAAGCGAAGTAACGGGACGAGCTTGCGATGCTGAATACTTGATTGAGCCGGATCAATCTAAAGTTACTGGAGGAATTCAGGTAACAACTGCCTTGGATATGGGAAAGTTCGGTTTAATGGAATCCCTTTGCAGTAAAGAAGATGATTTGCCGATATTCTTTAAGCAATTCGCACACTATATGTCCGAAAGAATAAATCTAGTGCATGATAGGGAGCATTTGAGTCCTGAGCTTCAAGGATTGATGGGCGTTTTGGCCGCTTACATTGAAATCGGTTCATATCCACCGGATATTCTCAACCCTCAAAGGTTTCCAGATACCAAAGACGCTGGTCTTAACTTGTTTAGCTACGCACTTCCTTATCCAAAGAAATTGGGTGATAATATTATGCTGAGAACTGATGCGGCAACAGCTTTGGAGACGATTCCGAAAGAAGAGTTGAGTCGATTAAGAGCGAATCCGCATTTTTGGAAAAGAATGATGATGATGTCTTCTGGATTAATGCCTGATTTTATGGATAGACCATTGTTTGAGACGGGAATGATGGAATCATTTGTAAATGAAAAAGGAAAGGCTGATGAAAAGTGGGTTCCGATATCACCACTCAAGCGGTCGGAGTGGTTGGAAAGGATGCTCTTTGGACAGGATTTATTGGCTGATATTGAAGAAGCTCCATGCATCAACAAGTGGAAAGGCCTGCTTGAGCCTATTGGTCCTGTTTCTGAGCAGAAGCTTGCTCCTGTATTTGAAATTAGGCATTTTCAAGGAAGATCTATCGATGCCAAAGATTGGAAAAAAACGGTGCTGTCAATATTTCGTTTTATTCTCAAATATCATGGGCATGATATTGCATAAGCGTCTGTGTGAGAGAAATAATGCCTAAACTAAGGGGTATTTAGGCATTATTTTATTCAATGAGTATTTAAAATAGAACTTTAAATGCTTGATTTAGAATTGATGATATCGCGGACTTGTTCTATCCAGTTTGTATTCATATCAAGTTTAATATCCGGCACAGCCCCGTTCATTTCCAGATACTTGTTTTTGCCATGTACTTTGAAAGGAATAGTGGCTTCAAGTGAACTTGAGGGTAATTTATGATGGCTTATATTACCGACTTCAAAGATTACGGTTCCATTGGTTCTATGGCCGAGCACGGTTGTGTTTTTCAGTTTACGCACTCTTTCAGTAAAAATTTCTCCATTGCTGGCCGTGTTAAAATTGGTAAGCACATAGATGTTATTTCCGCTTTTCGCATAATCTTTAAGGATTTTCAAAAGTAGGTTTGAATTTCTTGGTCCTCCTCCGTGATTGTCCCTTAAGTCGACAATAAGGTTTTTCTTGTCGATAGTGCCAGTCAGTTGATCGTAGAAATCTTCGGCTTCTTTAAGTGTAGGATAAAATGATAAGAAGCTAGCTGCTTTGATGTATGTTGTTTTATGATCAATTTCTTCGCGGTGATAGGTTTTGGATGGATGGATAGCTTTGGAATGGTTGGCTTGGTTTGGATCTTTTTGAATGTCGGCGCCAAGAAAAATTCCACCTTCGATCTTTTCTTGAAAACTTGTTAATGTTTTGCTTGAAACACTTGCCATGATCGCTTTGTACGATTTAAAACCATGTGGAATTAAATAGCCTAATATTTCTCCTTCTTCGAATAATGGCTTTTTGGATTGGAGGATAATAAGCTCGAGTTTCTCATTTTCGATTTTTCTGACGCCTATGGATAATTGTTTGTCTTTGTAATAATAAATGCCTTCATGATTTTCAAAGGATTTTTTTTCAAGCTCTGCCGTCAAGGTTTCAAGGTTCATATTTGTTCGATGAAGTTTAACTTGATAGTTAGCGGAAGTATCGCTTTTTTCTTGAAAGACGCGCATATGATTGTCCTTTAGAGACATTATCATTTCATTCATGAGCAAATGGCAATCAAATAGGTTGTTGGGTTGGTTAATTTTTTGCAGCGCTATTTGATAAGCTGCTTGATATTCTTTTTTATTTTTTTTAAAAGCGGGGCTAATCTCACTGATTGTTTGATGTAGATATTCAAGATCAGTTGCGCAATCGCAAATGTCTTGGCTAAAGGTTTTATGCAAAGTCAAAAAGCTTAAAGCAATGAATAGTATGTTGATTTTTTTCATAATTATTTCGTTTTCTAAATCTTGAATCAAAGATGGACATTCATAAAGTATATTTGGATAGAAAAAGGGTGAATCA includes the following:
- a CDS encoding S41 family peptidase, which gives rise to MKKINILFIALSFLTLHKTFSQDICDCATDLEYLHQTISEISPAFKKNKKEYQAAYQIALQKINQPNNLFDCHLLMNEMIMSLKDNHMRVFQEKSDTSANYQVKLHRTNMNLETLTAELEKKSFENHEGIYYYKDKQLSIGVRKIENEKLELIILQSKKPLFEEGEILGYLIPHGFKSYKAIMASVSSKTLTSFQEKIEGGIFLGADIQKDPNQANHSKAIHPSKTYHREEIDHKTTYIKAASFLSFYPTLKEAEDFYDQLTGTIDKKNLIVDLRDNHGGGPRNSNLLLKILKDYAKSGNNIYVLTNFNTASNGEIFTERVRKLKNTTVLGHRTNGTVIFEVGNISHHKLPSSSLEATIPFKVHGKNKYLEMNGAVPDIKLDMNTNWIEQVRDIINSKSSI